Proteins co-encoded in one Haloarcula pelagica genomic window:
- a CDS encoding S8 family peptidase, protein MSSRTTLLALTAVVALLVGTIGVLATAGGTLVAGTSVADPSVTDEPPPPDTTPRSPTRGSDIDRMHTAGITGEGVSVGVVDVTGFDPDHPGLDGHVVAARSFSPGDGVENGGRNSHGTAAASLVARSAPDSDLYLASVDTATSYEAAVEWLVAENVDVIVAPMSFYGKPDDGESHVADVARAATERGIVFVAPTGNLASAHWNGTYQPVNGGVHSFNGGTRNYLRATDQSRLRLWLSWDSSRRGEDYTAELYWTNGTAHRLVARSQPYLADSVPNERIVAGLRSGTYYVRITGPANATGATLDLESPTHTFQFHSSGSITAPATAPAVLSVGAYDPQTGGVRSYSSRATGGDATTVDIVAPDGQSAATKPEGFTGTSAAAAYTAGTVALMLDANRSLTPAGVERGVTSTANDVRATGPDRASGAGRIQPARAIVVVHNHSNDDLSNG, encoded by the coding sequence GTGTCGTCACGAACGACCCTCCTCGCGCTCACTGCCGTCGTTGCCCTCCTCGTGGGGACGATCGGTGTCCTCGCGACCGCCGGCGGGACCCTCGTCGCCGGCACCTCGGTCGCCGACCCCTCTGTCACCGACGAGCCGCCACCGCCCGACACCACACCCCGGTCGCCGACCCGGGGCTCGGACATCGATCGGATGCACACGGCCGGCATCACCGGCGAGGGCGTCAGCGTCGGTGTCGTCGACGTGACCGGCTTCGATCCGGACCACCCCGGGCTGGACGGCCACGTCGTTGCCGCACGCTCGTTCTCGCCCGGTGACGGCGTCGAGAACGGCGGCCGGAACAGCCACGGGACCGCGGCGGCGTCGCTGGTCGCGCGCAGCGCCCCGGATAGCGACCTCTACCTCGCCAGCGTCGACACCGCGACGAGCTACGAGGCGGCGGTCGAGTGGCTCGTCGCGGAAAATGTCGATGTCATCGTCGCGCCGATGTCGTTCTACGGGAAGCCCGACGACGGGGAGTCCCACGTCGCCGACGTGGCGCGGGCGGCGACCGAGCGGGGTATCGTCTTCGTCGCGCCGACCGGAAACCTCGCGAGCGCACACTGGAACGGGACTTACCAGCCGGTCAACGGGGGCGTCCACAGCTTCAACGGGGGCACGCGGAACTACCTCCGGGCGACTGACCAGTCACGCCTGCGCCTGTGGCTCTCCTGGGACAGTTCCCGTCGCGGTGAGGACTACACCGCCGAACTCTACTGGACCAACGGGACGGCGCACCGACTGGTCGCTCGCTCGCAGCCGTACCTGGCCGACAGCGTCCCCAACGAGCGGATCGTCGCCGGCCTCCGCTCGGGTACGTACTACGTTCGGATCACCGGGCCCGCCAACGCGACCGGCGCGACGCTGGACCTCGAATCGCCGACCCACACCTTCCAGTTTCACTCCTCCGGAAGCATCACCGCGCCCGCGACGGCGCCGGCCGTCCTCTCCGTCGGCGCCTACGACCCACAGACCGGCGGGGTCAGGTCCTACAGCTCCCGGGCTACCGGGGGTGATGCCACCACCGTCGACATCGTCGCCCCCGACGGCCAGTCGGCCGCGACCAAACCGGAGGGGTTCACCGGTACGTCGGCCGCGGCCGCCTACACCGCTGGGACGGTCGCGCTGATGCTTGACGCCAACCGATCGCTGACGCCGGCGGGCGTCGAACGGGGAGTGACTTCGACGGCAAACGACGTTCGGGCCACCGGCCCCGACCGGGCCTCCGGCGCCGGGAGAATCCAGCCCGCGCGGGCTATAGTGGTCGTTCACAACCATTCAAACGACGATTTGAGTAACGGATAG
- a CDS encoding homoserine kinase, whose protein sequence is MLTVRAPATSANLGSGFDVFGAALERPADVVRLSRADRTTIEVTGAGSQFIPEDPEKNTVGAVAEALDAPAHIQIDKGVRPASGLGSSAASAAAAAVGLNELYDRGYSREELVPIAAKGEAVVSGDAHDDNVAPSIMGGFTIATESGVTQIDADIPLVACLPDIVVSTRDARRVVPEHARVDQLVETVGNAATLTTGMHRDDPHLVGRGMHDTVVTPARAELIDGYERVREAALDAGATGVTISGAGPTVIAACEEPAQRAIASAMLDAFGERGVDARAYQTRIGAGARVF, encoded by the coding sequence ATGCTCACCGTCCGGGCACCTGCGACCAGTGCGAACCTCGGGAGCGGCTTCGACGTGTTCGGAGCCGCCCTCGAACGCCCGGCGGACGTGGTCCGGCTGTCCCGGGCAGACCGGACTACCATCGAGGTGACCGGCGCCGGGAGCCAGTTCATCCCCGAGGACCCGGAGAAGAACACGGTCGGTGCCGTCGCCGAGGCGCTGGACGCGCCGGCCCACATCCAGATCGACAAGGGCGTCAGACCCGCCTCGGGGCTGGGCTCCTCGGCGGCGAGCGCCGCCGCCGCGGCCGTCGGCCTCAACGAACTGTACGATCGGGGGTACTCCCGCGAGGAACTCGTCCCCATCGCCGCCAAAGGCGAGGCGGTCGTCTCCGGCGACGCCCACGACGACAACGTCGCGCCGTCGATCATGGGCGGGTTCACGATCGCCACGGAGTCCGGTGTCACCCAGATCGACGCCGACATCCCGCTCGTGGCCTGTCTCCCCGATATCGTCGTCTCGACGCGGGACGCCCGCCGGGTCGTCCCGGAACACGCCCGCGTCGACCAGCTCGTCGAGACCGTCGGGAACGCGGCCACGCTGACGACGGGGATGCACCGCGACGACCCCCACCTGGTCGGCCGCGGCATGCACGACACCGTCGTCACGCCGGCCCGCGCGGAACTCATCGACGGCTACGAGCGGGTCCGCGAGGCGGCGCTCGATGCCGGTGCCACCGGCGTGACGATCTCCGGGGCCGGGCCGACGGTGATCGCCGCCTGCGAGGAACCCGCTCAGAGGGCTATCGCCAGCGCCATGCTCGACGCCTTCGGCGAGCGCGGCGTCGACGCCCGGGCCTACCAGACCCGTATCGGCGCCGGCGCGCGCGTCTTCTGA
- a CDS encoding ABC transporter ATP-binding protein, whose protein sequence is MAVISTTDAVKEYDSGDKTLRALDGVDLAVDPGEFVAIVGPSGSGKSTLLNLLGLLDEPTDGSVTVEDEPVSELSIRERTDLRRETVGFVFQSFYLVPTLTARENVTVPALIRGNRSRLLDRAEGLLERVGMGDRLEHYPDELSGGQKQRVAVARSLINDPDILLADEPTGNLDQDTGAQVLDVFGRVAAEDVAIVTVTHDEQVTEYADRTVTLVDGSLDT, encoded by the coding sequence ATGGCCGTCATCAGCACGACCGACGCGGTCAAGGAGTACGACTCCGGGGACAAGACGCTGCGAGCGCTCGACGGCGTCGACCTCGCGGTCGATCCCGGCGAGTTCGTCGCCATCGTCGGCCCCAGCGGTAGCGGCAAGTCGACGCTGTTGAACCTGTTGGGACTGCTCGACGAACCGACCGACGGCTCGGTGACCGTCGAGGACGAACCGGTCTCGGAGCTGTCGATCCGCGAACGGACGGACCTCCGCCGGGAGACGGTCGGGTTCGTCTTCCAGTCGTTCTACCTGGTGCCGACGCTGACCGCCCGGGAGAACGTCACGGTGCCGGCGCTGATCCGTGGGAACCGATCACGGTTACTCGACCGCGCCGAGGGGTTGCTAGAGCGGGTCGGGATGGGCGACCGACTGGAGCACTACCCCGACGAACTCTCCGGGGGCCAGAAACAGCGGGTCGCAGTCGCGCGCTCGCTGATCAACGACCCCGACATCCTGCTGGCCGACGAGCCGACCGGGAACCTCGATCAGGACACCGGCGCACAGGTTCTGGACGTGTTCGGCCGGGTCGCAGCCGAGGATGTCGCCATCGTCACCGTCACCCACGACGAACAGGTGACCGAGTACGCCGACCGGACCGTCACGCTGGTCGACGGGAGCCTCGACACATGA
- a CDS encoding DUF6149 family protein has translation MKLRQNVKHFAAKQALTLPVVGEKVNDRLVGLHTNVFADKADPDHADERRAHLDDFFDATMDTYVAALEAGYPEAEAREITHVQANFDFYNHGWTEMMEFPGDELQDHYDRYAEFFDRHGITISDPLGAFEPADGIAEAPSTPERLDDPEHPHAEGGFADDVYVETEDGEVIVGGQDEPDDVSPTEAPGVDDDAENAAGD, from the coding sequence ATGAAGCTCCGTCAGAACGTCAAGCACTTCGCGGCCAAGCAGGCACTGACACTCCCGGTCGTCGGCGAGAAGGTCAACGACCGCCTGGTCGGCCTGCACACCAACGTCTTCGCGGACAAGGCCGACCCCGACCACGCCGACGAGCGGCGTGCTCACCTCGACGACTTCTTCGACGCCACGATGGACACCTACGTCGCGGCGCTGGAGGCGGGCTACCCGGAGGCCGAGGCCCGCGAGATCACACACGTCCAGGCGAACTTCGACTTCTACAACCACGGCTGGACCGAGATGATGGAGTTCCCCGGCGACGAACTCCAGGACCACTACGACCGCTACGCTGAGTTTTTCGACCGCCACGGCATCACCATCTCGGACCCGCTAGGGGCGTTCGAACCGGCAGACGGCATCGCCGAGGCCCCTTCGACACCCGAGCGGCTCGACGACCCGGAACACCCCCACGCCGAGGGCGGCTTCGCCGACGATGTCTACGTCGAGACCGAGGACGGCGAGGTGATCGTCGGCGGACAGGACGAACCCGACGACGTTTCGCCGACCGAGGCGCCCGGCGTCGACGACGACGCGGAGAACGCCGCCGGCGACTGA
- a CDS encoding PAS domain-containing protein, with product MQTTGDAIRVLHVDDEPEFVEMAATFIEAEDGRLDVEPVTSVSDGLERLAADEFNCIVSDYDMPGQNGIEFLETVRDEYSDLPFILYTGKGSEEVASEAISAGVTDYLQKKGGTEQYELLANRIRTSVEGYLAQQEADWQETIIENMGEGVYVFDDAYTLQYVNFRVSDIDVISEEDWAGRPISYFEATELLSPAEIEEVKDGIDRILDDRTDECRLEIEPSLPESVETLSLRLVPVRTRSDENLVLATSRDITGRKERERSLQELKRQYETLAEHFPDGAVYLIDADFEYVRARGKELRNVGLSPDEIEGKTPHDLFPKEIADELCEAYTRALEGTANTIEQVYQGERYRVQTAPVRAEEGSIDQLIAVSQNITESARKKERLERQNERLEEFASVVSHDLRNPLNVADGRLELARQECDSEHLDVAGRALTRMETLIEDLLALAQQGLSVGETTAVALADLAESCWQAVETADATLSAETDCVIQADPKRCQQLLENLIRNCVEHGGEDVTITVGALDDGDGFYVADDGPGIPTDEREAVFKSGYSTTDGGSGFGLAIVREIVQAHGWAITVTESEHGGARFEISGVEQAC from the coding sequence GTGCAGACGACTGGGGACGCAATCCGTGTCCTCCACGTCGACGACGAACCGGAGTTCGTAGAGATGGCTGCGACCTTCATCGAAGCCGAAGACGGCCGGCTCGATGTCGAACCGGTGACCAGCGTCAGCGACGGGCTGGAGCGACTCGCGGCGGACGAGTTCAACTGTATCGTCTCGGACTACGACATGCCGGGGCAGAACGGGATCGAGTTCCTCGAAACCGTCCGGGACGAGTACTCCGACCTCCCCTTCATCCTCTACACGGGCAAGGGTAGCGAGGAGGTCGCCAGCGAGGCCATCTCTGCGGGTGTGACCGACTATCTACAGAAGAAAGGCGGGACCGAGCAGTACGAACTGCTCGCGAACCGTATCCGGACCTCGGTCGAAGGCTATCTCGCACAGCAGGAAGCCGACTGGCAAGAGACGATCATCGAGAACATGGGCGAGGGCGTCTACGTCTTCGACGACGCCTATACTCTCCAGTACGTCAACTTCCGGGTGTCGGATATCGACGTAATCTCCGAAGAAGACTGGGCTGGGCGCCCCATCTCGTACTTCGAAGCGACCGAACTCCTCTCTCCGGCCGAGATCGAAGAGGTCAAAGACGGGATCGACCGGATTCTCGACGACCGAACGGACGAGTGTCGGCTCGAAATCGAACCGTCACTCCCCGAATCGGTGGAGACACTCAGTCTCCGTCTGGTTCCCGTCCGGACACGGAGCGACGAGAACCTGGTCCTCGCCACGTCCCGAGACATCACCGGACGCAAAGAGCGTGAACGGAGTCTCCAGGAACTGAAACGCCAGTACGAGACGCTCGCCGAGCACTTTCCCGACGGTGCGGTGTACCTGATCGACGCCGACTTCGAGTACGTCCGCGCCCGGGGGAAAGAACTGCGGAACGTCGGTCTCTCGCCCGACGAGATCGAGGGGAAGACCCCCCACGACCTGTTCCCGAAAGAGATCGCCGACGAACTGTGTGAGGCGTACACGAGAGCCTTGGAGGGTACCGCCAACACGATCGAACAGGTGTACCAGGGCGAACGATACCGGGTACAGACGGCCCCCGTGCGGGCCGAGGAGGGGTCGATCGACCAACTCATCGCCGTCTCCCAGAACATCACGGAGTCCGCCCGGAAGAAAGAGCGTCTCGAACGCCAGAACGAACGTCTCGAGGAGTTCGCCAGTGTCGTCTCCCACGACCTTCGGAACCCGCTGAACGTGGCCGACGGCCGACTCGAACTCGCTCGACAGGAGTGTGACAGCGAGCATCTCGACGTGGCTGGGCGTGCACTCACCCGGATGGAGACACTGATCGAGGACCTGCTCGCGCTCGCACAACAGGGGCTCTCCGTCGGCGAGACGACCGCTGTCGCGCTCGCGGACCTCGCAGAGAGTTGCTGGCAGGCCGTCGAGACGGCGGACGCGACGCTCAGTGCCGAGACGGATTGCGTGATCCAGGCCGACCCGAAGCGGTGTCAACAACTGCTTGAGAACCTGATCCGGAACTGTGTGGAGCACGGCGGCGAGGACGTGACGATCACGGTCGGAGCGCTCGACGACGGAGACGGCTTCTACGTCGCCGACGACGGGCCTGGCATCCCTACAGACGAACGCGAGGCGGTGTTCAAGAGCGGCTATTCCACGA
- a CDS encoding DUF5815 family protein produces MAEPRVPGSRDSALELPCGEHVDTHDLHLGLREFDCACGGTHAVVLDPHPLARFVPEFLVEVLQATVEPSDDHDEFTTVHLLGVVMEEFPDSVAVADTSEDGAVGYSMAWVTDFDSRRLHEVVVELLVELMEHAVSHAEDDAVMDEFEEQMLQFDVEAFVDQYRAERDFEDRHDSAV; encoded by the coding sequence ATGGCAGAACCGCGCGTGCCCGGGAGCCGCGACTCCGCGCTCGAACTCCCCTGTGGCGAACACGTCGACACACACGACCTCCATCTGGGACTGCGGGAGTTCGACTGCGCCTGTGGCGGCACACACGCAGTCGTACTCGACCCGCACCCGCTGGCCCGGTTCGTCCCGGAGTTCCTCGTCGAGGTGTTACAGGCCACCGTGGAACCGAGCGACGACCACGACGAATTCACGACCGTCCACCTGCTGGGCGTGGTGATGGAGGAGTTCCCCGACTCGGTCGCCGTCGCCGACACGAGCGAGGACGGTGCGGTCGGCTACTCGATGGCCTGGGTGACGGACTTCGACTCCCGACGCCTCCACGAAGTCGTCGTGGAGTTGCTCGTCGAGCTGATGGAACACGCCGTCAGCCACGCCGAGGACGACGCGGTGATGGACGAGTTCGAAGAACAGATGCTGCAGTTCGATGTCGAGGCGTTCGTCGACCAGTACCGCGCAGAGCGGGACTTCGAGGACCGCCACGACAGCGCGGTCTGA
- a CDS encoding ArsR/SmtB family transcription factor, whose amino-acid sequence MSGLISRLQDRSTTTTAETPRVIEMADGDADEVLDALGSETRRATFRALFEEPGTASEIADRLDTSIQNIDYHLSNLESTGLVEPVETVYSEKGNEMTVYGPANDPLVFVGNRQPRETADQSLTELVGGIGLLAAAALFVQWGAELLVRNRTALGAAGPSGQGAVAFPDGSVGWMVFEVIEPGVLFFMLCLVLAAATALATRR is encoded by the coding sequence ATGTCGGGACTCATCTCACGTCTGCAAGACCGTTCGACGACGACCACGGCCGAGACGCCGCGTGTGATCGAGATGGCCGACGGTGACGCCGACGAGGTCCTCGACGCGCTGGGCTCGGAGACGCGGCGGGCGACGTTCCGAGCGCTGTTCGAGGAGCCCGGCACCGCCTCGGAGATCGCCGATCGGCTCGACACCTCGATCCAGAACATCGACTACCACCTCTCGAACCTGGAGTCGACGGGACTGGTCGAACCCGTCGAGACGGTCTACTCCGAGAAGGGCAACGAGATGACGGTGTACGGCCCGGCGAACGACCCGCTCGTCTTCGTCGGCAACCGACAGCCCCGCGAGACGGCCGACCAGTCGCTGACCGAACTCGTCGGCGGGATCGGCCTGCTCGCCGCCGCAGCCCTGTTCGTCCAGTGGGGTGCCGAACTGCTCGTCAGGAACCGGACCGCGCTCGGTGCGGCCGGCCCCTCCGGACAGGGCGCGGTCGCGTTCCCGGACGGCTCTGTCGGCTGGATGGTGTTCGAGGTCATCGAACCCGGTGTGCTCTTTTTCATGCTGTGTCTGGTCCTCGCCGCGGCGACGGCTCTGGCGACACGCCGGTGA
- a CDS encoding NAD(P)/FAD-dependent oxidoreductase: MIGVVGGGIAGLSAAYRLEQRGHEVRVFEASEDLGGLAAVYETAGDPIEKFYHHLSKSEETIVELAEELGLGGDVEWHVGENGYYVDGIVHPMDTPWEILAYPHFSLYDTFRLGLLTLDIDIRGGVPKFDTYERLEDFEDVPIEEFVVEHTTQSVYDNFFEPLLDAKFGARKDDVSAAWLLGRIKFRGERDILRGEILGYLDGGFGRLLDALVEAVGRKNIQTGTRVTDIDTAGGTVSALTATDGTDETVHEVDGVVVAAMPNVLEELTGYTCGIDFQGTVCSVVSMDEPLLETYWLNIADEAPFGALIEHTNFVSADRYGGEHLLYVARYVQSPEEDIWQQDDDGVRETWLAGIEDLFPAFDREAVNWVRTARNPRTAPVYERGYLDMVIPYDLGEAVADGLYYAGMASRAQYPERSLNGGIVAGYECADRIAERAGEPVGAQATRTD; this comes from the coding sequence ATGATCGGCGTCGTCGGCGGCGGAATCGCCGGACTCTCGGCGGCCTACAGACTCGAACAGCGCGGGCACGAGGTCCGCGTCTTCGAAGCGAGCGAGGACCTGGGCGGGCTTGCAGCCGTGTACGAGACCGCCGGAGACCCCATCGAGAAGTTCTATCACCACCTCTCGAAGTCCGAGGAGACCATCGTCGAGTTGGCCGAGGAACTGGGGCTGGGCGGCGACGTGGAGTGGCACGTCGGCGAGAACGGCTACTACGTCGACGGCATCGTCCATCCGATGGACACCCCCTGGGAGATCCTCGCGTACCCTCACTTCAGCCTGTACGATACGTTCCGGCTCGGCCTGTTGACGCTCGACATCGACATCCGCGGTGGGGTTCCGAAGTTCGACACGTACGAGCGCCTCGAAGACTTCGAGGACGTACCGATCGAGGAGTTCGTCGTCGAACACACCACACAGAGCGTGTACGACAACTTCTTCGAGCCGCTGCTTGACGCCAAGTTCGGCGCCCGCAAAGACGACGTGAGCGCCGCCTGGCTGCTGGGCCGGATCAAGTTCCGCGGCGAGCGCGACATCCTTCGCGGGGAGATCCTGGGCTACCTCGACGGCGGGTTCGGCCGGCTACTGGACGCCCTGGTCGAGGCGGTCGGGCGGAAAAACATCCAAACGGGCACGCGCGTGACCGACATCGACACCGCCGGGGGGACCGTCTCCGCCCTGACCGCCACCGACGGGACCGACGAGACCGTCCACGAGGTCGACGGCGTCGTCGTCGCGGCGATGCCCAACGTCTTAGAGGAGTTGACCGGCTACACCTGCGGGATCGACTTCCAGGGGACGGTCTGCTCGGTCGTCAGCATGGACGAACCCCTGCTGGAGACGTACTGGCTGAACATCGCCGACGAGGCGCCCTTCGGCGCGCTGATCGAACACACGAACTTCGTCTCGGCCGATCGCTACGGCGGCGAACACCTCCTCTATGTCGCCCGCTACGTCCAGTCCCCCGAGGAGGACATCTGGCAGCAGGACGACGACGGCGTCCGGGAGACCTGGCTCGCCGGCATCGAGGACCTGTTCCCGGCGTTCGACCGCGAGGCGGTCAACTGGGTCCGGACCGCGCGCAACCCGCGGACTGCACCGGTGTACGAACGAGGGTACCTGGACATGGTGATCCCCTACGACCTGGGTGAGGCGGTGGCCGACGGACTCTACTACGCGGGGATGGCCTCCCGCGCCCAGTATCCCGAGCGGTCGCTCAACGGCGGGATCGTCGCCGGCTACGAGTGCGCCGACCGGATCGCCGAGCGGGCGGGCGAGCCCGTCGGCGCGCAGGCGACGCGGACCGACTGA
- a CDS encoding ABC transporter permease yields the protein MMESVLSRRLPLVAYAWENLTRARARTALAMAGITIGVVAIASLGMFGAAFEQSTLNRVDDITRSVWLTPGEDAEFEEFSRDHVAMIERSTDSPVYTIKQQSTGVTGLRATEQATVYGLSDPGAFVAAEDGRVPETWRSGAAVGPDLAETLDVGVGDSVTVDGETYRVVAVLESTSRSSLVRTDSAVVLPQSQVETDGYQSAIIREDSPEAAFRTADSLDAELNGRKELYAVQDAEQAIERFNQQMAQIDTFLLGVGGVSMLVAAVSILNVMLMSTIERRGEIGVLRAVGYHRLDVLRLMLNEAMLLGVVGAVLGVGLSVLLGMAINAQLLSDPLAFTAEALRYTVVGFVFGTASSFLSGLYPAWKAANARPVEALRD from the coding sequence ATGATGGAGTCGGTCCTCTCGCGGCGCCTGCCGCTTGTCGCCTACGCCTGGGAGAACCTCACCAGGGCGCGCGCCCGGACGGCGCTGGCGATGGCTGGAATCACCATCGGGGTCGTCGCCATCGCCTCGCTGGGGATGTTCGGGGCCGCCTTCGAGCAGTCGACGCTGAACCGCGTCGACGACATAACCCGCAGCGTCTGGCTCACGCCCGGCGAGGACGCCGAGTTCGAGGAGTTCTCCAGGGACCACGTGGCGATGATCGAGCGGTCGACGGACAGTCCGGTCTACACGATCAAACAGCAGTCGACGGGGGTGACCGGGCTCAGAGCGACCGAGCAGGCCACGGTGTACGGCCTCTCTGATCCCGGGGCGTTCGTCGCGGCCGAAGACGGTCGCGTCCCGGAGACGTGGCGGTCCGGCGCGGCCGTCGGCCCCGACCTCGCGGAGACGCTGGATGTCGGTGTCGGCGACAGCGTCACGGTCGACGGGGAGACCTACCGCGTCGTCGCCGTGCTTGAATCCACCAGCCGCTCGTCGCTCGTCCGGACCGACAGCGCCGTCGTGCTCCCCCAGTCCCAGGTCGAGACCGACGGCTACCAGTCCGCGATCATCCGGGAGGACTCCCCCGAGGCGGCCTTCCGGACCGCCGATTCCCTCGACGCGGAGCTCAACGGCCGTAAGGAGCTCTACGCCGTCCAGGACGCAGAGCAGGCCATCGAACGGTTCAATCAGCAGATGGCACAGATCGACACGTTCCTGCTGGGCGTCGGGGGCGTCTCGATGCTCGTGGCCGCGGTCAGTATCCTCAACGTGATGTTGATGTCGACCATCGAGCGTCGGGGTGAGATCGGTGTCCTCCGGGCGGTCGGCTACCACCGCCTGGACGTGTTGCGCCTGATGCTCAACGAGGCGATGCTGCTGGGTGTCGTCGGCGCGGTCCTGGGGGTCGGCCTCAGCGTCCTGCTGGGCATGGCGATCAACGCTCAACTGCTGTCGGACCCGCTCGCGTTCACCGCAGAGGCGCTCCGCTACACCGTCGTCGGGTTCGTCTTCGGGACGGCGTCGAGCTTCCTCAGTGGGCTCTACCCCGCCTGGAAGGCCGCCAACGCCCGTCCGGTCGAGGCGCTGCGGGACTGA
- a CDS encoding DUF7124 domain-containing protein yields the protein MDGGNGDMTLAFDLDALKRLAHPDSVFNDARQWSEYVGVISDQPTYVVTNFTRKHRVRQDFFSGPRSREESLENVKEQFDTDRHVYVGSGDDDAALAERVDWEYLAVEDAAEAAEWELGEPSAPAATANEDDERDDWP from the coding sequence ATGGACGGCGGCAACGGCGACATGACCCTCGCGTTCGACCTCGACGCCCTGAAGCGACTCGCCCACCCGGACAGCGTGTTCAACGACGCGCGTCAGTGGTCCGAGTACGTGGGCGTCATCTCCGATCAACCCACCTACGTGGTGACGAACTTCACGCGGAAACACCGGGTCCGGCAGGACTTCTTCTCCGGCCCCCGGAGCCGCGAGGAGAGCCTGGAGAACGTCAAAGAGCAGTTCGACACCGACCGACACGTCTACGTCGGGAGCGGCGACGACGACGCCGCCCTCGCCGAGCGGGTCGACTGGGAGTATCTGGCGGTCGAGGACGCCGCCGAGGCGGCCGAGTGGGAACTGGGCGAACCGTCGGCACCGGCCGCGACTGCTAACGAGGACGACGAGCGCGACGACTGGCCCTGA
- a CDS encoding NAD(P)/FAD-dependent oxidoreductase gives MSTSHVIIGDGIAGASAAETIREADPDANVTVITDEGEALYNRILIKEFAKGKLPEAPISIHEPEWYEERDIDLELNTHVTSVDADAHEIHTHKGVTYEYDKLLVATGGTPSQLPVEHSDADGIDHFWTFQDARSIKRHAEECEKGIIVGAGLLGIDLAAVCGAQGIDAKYLMRGNRWWRYALSEDGAEIIHEALRDNGVEPVFDSGVDRFEVDDDGRVEAAVDPDGNRYEGSWAGVAIGLDFNTEFLGDLDIEEDDGIVVDEYMQTSVEDVYAAGDLTQYYDTILNDRAQNGSWGSAKEQGSVAGTNMVADAEDEAFRWVSSYSITHFDFPFLSFGHPTRGDDEAERKYSDTEWRRLAFEDGQLVGGVLIGDLSQQSAFKQIMREELRVADRKELLLEKDVDVEEVKAQAPQAE, from the coding sequence ATGAGCACGTCGCACGTGATTATCGGTGACGGCATCGCGGGCGCATCCGCGGCCGAGACGATTCGGGAGGCAGACCCGGACGCCAACGTGACGGTCATCACCGACGAGGGGGAAGCCCTGTACAACCGCATCCTCATCAAGGAGTTCGCAAAGGGGAAACTACCCGAGGCACCGATCTCCATCCACGAGCCGGAGTGGTACGAGGAGCGCGACATCGATCTCGAACTGAACACACACGTCACGAGTGTCGACGCCGACGCTCACGAGATCCACACGCACAAGGGCGTCACCTACGAGTACGACAAACTACTGGTGGCGACGGGCGGGACGCCCTCCCAACTGCCCGTCGAGCACTCCGACGCCGACGGGATCGACCACTTCTGGACGTTCCAGGACGCCCGGAGCATCAAGCGACACGCCGAGGAGTGCGAGAAGGGCATCATCGTCGGCGCCGGCCTGCTGGGGATCGACCTGGCGGCGGTCTGTGGCGCCCAGGGCATCGACGCGAAGTACCTGATGCGTGGCAACCGCTGGTGGCGCTACGCGCTCTCGGAGGACGGCGCCGAGATCATCCACGAGGCGCTGCGGGACAACGGCGTCGAACCGGTGTTCGACTCCGGCGTCGACCGCTTCGAGGTCGACGACGACGGCCGCGTCGAAGCCGCGGTCGACCCCGACGGGAACCGCTACGAGGGGTCCTGGGCCGGCGTCGCCATCGGGCTGGACTTCAACACCGAGTTCCTGGGCGACCTCGACATCGAGGAGGACGACGGCATCGTCGTCGACGAGTACATGCAGACCAGCGTCGAGGATGTCTACGCGGCCGGTGACCTCACCCAGTACTACGATACGATCCTGAACGACCGCGCCCAGAACGGCTCGTGGGGCTCGGCGAAAGAGCAGGGCTCGGTCGCCGGCACCAACATGGTCGCCGACGCCGAGGACGAGGCGTTCCGCTGGGTCTCCTCGTACTCGATCACGCACTTCGACTTCCCGTTCCTCTCCTTTGGCCACCCGACCCGTGGCGACGACGAGGCCGAACGCAAGTACAGCGACACCGAGTGGCGCCGCCTCGCGTTCGAGGACGGCCAGCTCGTCGGTGGCGTGCTCATCGGGGACCTCTCCCAGCAGTCCGCGTTCAAACAGATCATGCGCGAGGAGCTCCGGGTCGCGGACAGGAAGGAGCTCCTGCTGGAGAAGGATGTCGATGTCGAGGAAGTGAAAGCCCAGGCGCCCCAGGCCGAGTAA